The window ATGGTACAGGGCTGTAATACATATAACTGCACATGCTTTTTTTTCTGACACAAAGTTGTAATGTCAAGCcattacagtattttaaattttaCCAGAAAGTAACATAATACTGAGTTAACTTAAACATTAAAATAGTTGATAATCATAAATCCAGTGTAAATGAGGAGACAGTTTGGAGTTTTTCTTAATCCTTTTTGGTGTTCCCCATTATtcctaaaagaaaatgtatgcctCTTTTGCTTTGTAGAGTCAGATTGGCTTTTGCAGTTCACATCAgaagaaacaataataatttatcaaaCTTATACCCACACAATTCCCTATAACTTTGGGAGGCTCTCAATAATCAAAGGAATTACAACAAAAGTAGTAAAAGATGGTAGGCAGACACATCAGATGGAATGAAGCAAGTGTTTTCAGTCACTCTCAATAAAGGCTTAGGTTAAAAGCCAAGTCTTCACTGTTCTGAACTataggggtggaaagggggcaTCTAGTTCTCAGAGACCCTCATTCCAAAGGGCAggagctgctacagagaaggttcACTTCCAGAAGATCAATAGATGACATTATTCAACCAATGGAACCTCAAGTATGTCAATGCTGCAATATTGAAATGGCCAAGCCATATGGGAGACAGTAATCTCTCAAGTAGTTACATGCACAGGTTTTATAGACAACATCTAGCATTTTGAATTGTCCCCAGAAGTAGACAAATTATATAGCTCACAAAGCagaggtgttacatgggcataccaaAGGACATCCATCACTTCTCACATTACTGAATTCTAGACCAGTTGAAGGACAATACCATGTTGAGCATACTGAAGTAGTCAAACTGAAAGGTGACCGGGACATGAGTCATGTTTGAAGTCTCTCTAATTTTGGAAACAGTGCAACTGGTATACCTAATATTGTGCAAAGTCCTTCCTGCCCATAGTTGCTACCTGCTCTGCAAATCCAAGGAAAGCCCCGGATTGCATGCCTATGTTGAAGACAGGAGTGCTACCCCATCCACCATCATAGGTGGAATATTCCCAGATCTGGGTTACCCAAATACCCAAACCCACCCAGTTTTGTTAGAACTCAGTTGGAGACCCTGTCCAAATCCACACAGACAAACTTGACAGCCCTAATTGGTTAGACCAGGGCAAGAAAATATAACTAGGTGATATCAGCATGTGAATGACATCAAATcctaaatataaatacataaatcctAAACAAAAGCAGCATAAATGTATGCATGCATATGCACAAATTTATAATAGTCTCTTTATATTGTCTTTAGGAACCTTTGGTAGTAATGCTTGATCCTCCAAAACCTCTAACACTAGCTATGTGCCAGTTTCTGGCAGAAATGCAAGAAACAAAAAAAGGATCTGTGACCCCTAGAGAACTTTTCTCTCAGATTTGTAAAAAGTGAGTACTTTATACAATTGTAAAAGTACTGTTTGTGTAGTTTTGGATCTATTTAATTTTAAACTGATCAGAATACAAaaccagtatttaatttttttactatctatatatttatacatttctctAATATTTATCATTTGTTAGAGCAGATTCAAACTAGACAGAAATATTTGAATCAGATCAAAAGAGCAGATtgggattttttgtttttgtttttacaatTGGCTTAAACTAATATTTGAATCTAATTCAACATCAGCTTCTTATCCAATCATAAGAGTGGACTGGGACTTTGAATTTTGGAAGAGTATTACATACTAAGCCAGCATGTCCATTTAAGAGAGATATCTATATGTAGAATTTATTATAGTTTACATTATACTCAATATCTTACtcataattatattattttgataATATGCTAATTTGTTTAAATTGTTATAACTTTAACTGATCAGCTAAGTATTAAAGTGAAGTTATCAGTTTAGACACACACAGTTTTAAGGCAATttacttatataaatatataaaggcTTTTGTATTGTATGCATTTAATAAGGAATTAATGCAGAAAGGTATGCATAAAATTatatggtgaatctttttttaaacaatGTTTTTCTCACTGTCGGATTATATCAGGAATAGTACAATGAAATAATTGTTTCATAACATTATTTGTTCTTATAACATCTTCTGATTTACAATCTTGCCCTCCATTGTCTGGAAATATTAATGTGCGATTTTTATGTACCATTTTTTGATTTCTGTAATATTTATACAGCATTGCACTTTCCTTAATCTGTATGTGTACATATTTTACAACAGAGCAACACGATTCAAAGGATATCAGCAGCAGGACAGCCAAGAGTTGCTTAGATATCTATTGGATGGGATGAGAACTGAAGAAATACAAGTAAatatttcctgatgaatcattATTGTAATTTTACAATGAAAAACACATTATTCTTTATTTACAAAAAAGATTAATGAGAATGAAACTCAATTATTGCTGAAAATCAACTGACAAAATTTATATATTAAGTAACCGAAATCCTCTTTAAAAATGGATATGAGCTAGGCTTCAGTCTTTTACATATTTAGTGGACAGTAGATCTGGGATTCATATTGACTAAACATGCACAATTGTTGTCATTTTAATTAAGAAAAATGCTTATTGAACTTTTATGTACAATATGAGCAATACATTAAATGAAATATTCCCTTCATCATTCCCAAGAAGGACTACCATAAATCTGGTTTGTACAAAAACATGAGAAATGAGTGTTCTTAAAGAACTCTCATTTTCATTCCCTATCCAGCTCCTTTAAATCTTCTTCAAAGAATCGGGTAGCCCTTTAAACTTGTTAAAGTACAGAGTAGAAAATGTGGAATACCATTTCTGTTTGCTTATTTTGCAGAATTGCCGATGTATACCAATACTAAAGCTAATATTTTCTATTGCGTAGTAAACTTACCCATGAATAGTATTTTTCTTCGACAGATCCAATTGTtgaattaaaaatacttcattatatttatttctagAGAACAAGTGCTGCAATTTTTAAGGCACTGAATAATTCTGACAAAGAAAATGAAGAGTTGAAAAAAGAGGTTAAAGGTAAGTCAGCCCTATCTTATCACTATTTGCATATTTTAACTGGAATCATTTTTGTGAATGACTTGAACCTGTCTTTCCTTTAATGAGAGTTGTTTTAAAAATTGATATTCATTTCAATAATAGTATAATAATGTAAAGAGTTCTATTTGTTAATATTCAGCTAGCATAATTTAGGGTGAGACTTTTCTCCCAACAATACTTTGTTACGTTCAAGCTTCCATATACACCTGTTTGTAGATTATCTGATTTGATTTTAGCATTTATGTTTTGTGTTGGTAGTCTTGCAAATTTTGAATTCTTCCCTTCAACCTAATGTCTGCAAGGAAGACATAAAGTTGCAAAGTTAATTGATCTACAATATGGTTTGTCAATTGTTGTTGCATATGTTTGGATATAATCAAATTGTTGGACTCtgtgaagtatctctggaaacTGGGAAAACAGGAATATTGGGGCATCCAACAGACATGTTGGACTACAGGTTTTTATGACTTGGCAATATGGCAAAGACTACAGGTTTTTATGACTTGGCAATATGGCAAAGATATTGTAAACCAATACATTTTAGGGCACAAATTGAGAAGAAAATGTTATTAGAAGCTGTTTACCTGttcattttttcaaatataaGCTTCTGACATTCTCTTTTCAGTATACATCTATACTGAAATATACATTTTTTCTATCAGTGTAGCAGCGTAATCATTAATTAAATGAAGATTGAAATGTATATTGTTCGTATCTTGTCTTTTATTTTAGAATATGAAAAGAAAAAGCTAATGCATAGTTTTGTGGACCGCATTTTTGGTGGGGAATTAACAAGTACAATCATGTGCGAAGAGTGCCAAACAGTAAGTGATATGGATGGCTGGAtctgtgtatgtatgcatttatgtgTATATAAATTTGGGGGCCAGTAATACTAACGTGACCATCAGGAACTTTCTCAAATTATCTTCGGACAGGTTTCAACATTGTGCTGACAGGTTTCAacattgtatagtctggaggacagaaggaaaaggggggacatgatcgaaacatttaaatatgttaaagggttaaataaggttcaggagggaagtgtttttaataggaaagtgaacacaagaacaaggggacacaatctgaagttagctgggggaatgatcaaaggcaacatgagaaaatattattttactgaaagagtagtagatgcttggaacaaacttccagcagacgtttaaactgaatttaaacatgcctgggataaacatatatccattgtaagataaaatacaggaaaaagtataagggcagactagatggaccatgaggtctttttctgccgtcagtcttctatgtgtctatgtgctATATAATACAGTGATTTGGTGTGATTGTGTTAATAAAGACTAATGTCTGTGTGAATCTAGGCGATCATGACTTATATTAGTTGGCAGCCTTGAGCCTATAAACTATAGTAGTTGCTATATAGTACTTTCCCATGATTAACAGGAGCAAAACAAagcaagataaaatataaaaatggagTATAGTCTCTTTAAACAGAGTGAAAATGCATCTTTTCAAATTATTAaagtatatataaagtgaaactatttttttaatatacccCATTATATATATTCTAGTCTCTGGCAGAATTATACACATTTTCCCCTTTTGTAAAGAAGTAAAATGTTCATTTCAGGTTTCTTTGGTGCATGAACCATTTCTTGATTTATCGCTGCCTGTCTTAAATGATCAggtaagtaaaaaaaaagtttacttCTAGTTGATAAAATTCATGGTTTGTAACCAAGATACTGAAGGATGGGGAAATTACCAATTTTCTGCATATAAAATATTCAAGTACaatatttaaagaatatttttgtcTGTTTTATGAGTAGCCTACATGATATTATAAATGAACTccttaagaaaaacatatggcAACAAATATTTTAAGGTTTCATTGGTTTGAAGAATAGTCTGCAGTTCTTAAAGAATAACTGCTGACTTTTTCTTTCCACTGAAGAAAAAGCTTTGTGCCTCAAGAAATTTGAGAATCTACAAACTTAagaaattgttttctgttttctcctcTACAGTAACTGCTGTTAAGAGGAATTCCCAAATTTTGATATTCATGCATATTTTCATTAATGGATGAAACGTAtttgtaaaaatgtttttttaaaaagtaggcaTATTTTTTATGAGTAGATTTTGATGGATTAAAGAAAACTCAAGCCACACTGagcaataatcaaaataatattggctattatttctatattcttttTAATAGCAGCCAGAAATCTATTATAAAATATATGGTAGAATTGGCTTTGTATCCTCTCTAACCTTtctataattatctttttttaaagaatggcaagaaaaataatgttaaaaaattacAGGAAAAGGAAATTGACAGTTGTGAAGAAAACATAGAAAATGAATGTTacgtgaaagaaagagatgaaattCCTGCTACAAGTAAGCATctacagaaaaaggaaaagaaaatggccaaaaaacaAGCAAAGGTTAGTAATTGTGAGGATAGAAAAGTATAGAACCATGCCTTAAAGATGGTTTGTAAATGAAGTGTTGCTTAGCATTTTCCTCAGCTATAATCTAATTTAGATATTTACTAAAGAAGTGACAAATTCATATTTGATCCTTAGTTATATACAGTGTGTGTTATAGCTTTGCTGAGAAAACGTGAAGTCCATTTGAAATATGccaatataaaaatgatatgTGAGCATCCAAAGCTCACTATTGTTTATTCATATTAACATCAGACTGTGTTAAGCTTTAAATTTGGATACAAGCAACTTGTAACTGATATGTTAATTATTTATAATTCATACATACTTATTCAATTTATTCCAATTTTAAAGACAATAATAGTGCTTATATATCTTCAGCATATATTGCAGTAATTATTCTTTTGAAATCCTTTATGTATTTTGTTTGGCAGAACCAACGCCATCAGCAGAAATTTCAGGAGAAAGTTATTCATCTAACAGATAGTGATGTCACTGAAAAAACTGAAGCTGATCATGattgcaataaacaaacaatagaAAGTAACTCTGACATAAGGTGTCTGAAACCAGAAGAGGAAGAGTCATTAAACACATGTGAAGAGCATTGTGTGGATAAAAAATGTGTAGAGAAACCAGAAAGTACAGTTCAAGTGCAGATCACAGAAAAACATGATGAAAATGCAGACAGTTGTGATCAAGAGACAAATAATGAAGTCAATTTGGATGTTTCTATAAAAGAGTTTCTTCCCGCTACAGAGTGTGTTAATAAGTTTGATTATTTGCATcctaaggaagataaggatgaaGAAGATGATATTATCAGTGACTTCAGCAAATTATTCCTGGAGGAGGAAGAGCCGAGTGATGAGACAGATAGTTTGCATGAATTTTATGGTTTTGAAACACAAGCATATGAAGTAGTAAATGAAGATCCAGAAACAGCATTTTGTTCTCTTGCAGACAGGGATGCTATAAACACAGAAGAAAATTCAATTCTTCATTGCTTGAATCAATTTACTCATATTGAGAAACTCTGTGAGAATAACAAATTGCTTTGCGAAGTGTGCACACGGAATCAACTTTGTGGAATCAAGACTAATAACATAAGTatgttaaaattgttttttaatcattgtattGAATTATTCAAAATTCAATACtgaatttatttttcttatcaAGACATTGAATAAGAGCAATTTCTAGTTTTAATGGAACTAGATAGGATATTATATGTATGACCATTTTATAAAAGGATAAAATTTACTGTCTCATTGTTATAAGTATCCCTAAAGAAAAACAAATTGCTGGATATATGTTGAATATGACTTGAATATAACTTTAAATGTCCTGAGGCACTGTATGGCAACACTGAGTGGAATTCCTTGTTTATTTATGACAATATGTTTCATTCTTTAGTGGGAATAAGAATAAATACCAGCAGCACAGGTAGAGTTGCTAATACTATGAGGGTATCTCTTTATTTTTACCAAGTTTTTCAGATAAAAAAATAACGTTCTGAATTATAGATGCACAATATTTTTGAATTTTATGTGCCCTGTATCTGTCTAATAATGAAACCTAGAACCTAAGCTAATTTCTCTCAGGGAGATATTTAAATTTAAGGAGAAAAGCTTCCAGATCTATGCCTGATATCTTGATTTATTGacatatatgaaaatattttcatattattttaaaatgataagGCACTTCTAAATTGccataaatataaaagaaaatggcATTACTAGAGTTTCCGGAAACTTAGCAGATGATTCAGTCTTGGTAAGTTTtctctgaattttataaaacacgAACATTTGCTTTTTCCTTCCCATATAAATAATTGAGACTGAATGTTCAGGTTTATAATGCTGGAAGTTCAAAATTATGAGATCTTATATACATAGTAAAGCAAAACAATTGCATAAGAACTAATATTACTGAATATTTATTAAGTCATGAtttgcttttccccccttttctccaGATGCCAAGAAACATGTATACACTAATGCCAAAAAACAAATGCTTATTTCTTCAGCTCCGCCAATTTTAACCCTCCATTTAAAAAGATTTCAACAGGTATAATTAATGACTTAAGTTCAATTATGTTAGATTAATAAAGCTTGAAGTGGCTAAGAGAAGCATCAATATATTGGACATTTTTGTTTGTTGCCATATGACATTTGAGCTTTAAAACAACTTAAATTTATTATACAGCTTTTGCCTTTAAGAATAGGGTGGGTTATTTTCCTAATTTTCTaggatacaatggtacctctacctaaaaatgcttctattaaga of the Erythrolamprus reginae isolate rEryReg1 chromosome 4, rEryReg1.hap1, whole genome shotgun sequence genome contains:
- the USP16 gene encoding ubiquitin carboxyl-terminal hydrolase 16 → MGKKRTKGKNIPADVSPDVLGPTCKHLRKGLEQGLLKKVLQAMDLNSCQDCRIDDNKTDEKSDSSDDKPSIWLCLKCGHRGCGRNCQEQHALKHYEMPRSEPHCLVINPENWCVWCYLCDNEIQYNSSTRLGQLVDFIRKQTCVNIPNTASKNEEKPLENKKLKDHKNEEEKEKKEILFKDNKKHLNGNSEMMVKGLSNLGNTCFFNAVLQNLSQTSVLRELLKEVKMPDSTITLKPPEFSITEPLVVMLDPPKPLTLAMCQFLAEMQETKKGSVTPRELFSQICKKATRFKGYQQQDSQELLRYLLDGMRTEEIQRTSAAIFKALNNSDKENEELKKEVKEYEKKKLMHSFVDRIFGGELTSTIMCEECQTVSLVHEPFLDLSLPVLNDQNGKKNNVKKLQEKEIDSCEENIENECYVKERDEIPATSKHLQKKEKKMAKKQAKNQRHQQKFQEKVIHLTDSDVTEKTEADHDCNKQTIESNSDIRCLKPEEEESLNTCEEHCVDKKCVEKPESTVQVQITEKHDENADSCDQETNNEVNLDVSIKEFLPATECVNKFDYLHPKEDKDEEDDIISDFSKLFLEEEEPSDETDSLHEFYGFETQAYEVVNEDPETAFCSLADRDAINTEENSILHCLNQFTHIEKLCENNKLLCEVCTRNQLCGIKTNNINAKKHVYTNAKKQMLISSAPPILTLHLKRFQQAGYNLQKVNKHILFPEVMDLAPFCSTKCKNVREGTSEVLYSLYGIVEHSGTMRSGHYTAYVKTSTTSQLSDLANDKIQPTSESESPRRQWFHISDTRVQAVSISKVLKSQAYLLFYERIL